In Ammospiza caudacuta isolate bAmmCau1 chromosome 2, bAmmCau1.pri, whole genome shotgun sequence, a genomic segment contains:
- the ZFX gene encoding zinc finger X-chromosomal protein isoform X4: MEVIVGEEDAAAAHEQQIDDTEIKTFMPIAWAAAYGNNNDGIESRNGTASALLHIDESSGLGRLAKQKPKKKRRPESRQYQTAIIIGPDGHPLTVYPCMICGKKFKSRGFLKRHMKNHPEHLLTKKKYRCTDCDYTTNKKISLHNHLESHKLTNKTEKLTECDECGKTFSHAGTLFTHKMVHRDKGVNKMHKCKFCDYETAEQGLLSHHLLAVHSKNFPHICVECGKGFRHPSELKKHMRIHTGEKPYQCQYCEYRSADSSNLKTHVKTKHSKETPLKCDICFQTFSDTKELQQHTLMHQESKTHQCLHCDHKSSNSSDLKRHIISVHTKDYPHKCDMCDKGFHRPSELKKHVAAHKGKKLHQCRHCDFKIADPFILSRHILSVHTKDLPFRCKRCRKGFRQQNELKKHMKTHSGRKVYQCEYCEYSTTDASGFKRHVISIHTKDYPHRCEYCKKGFRRPSEKNQHIMRHHKDVGLP, translated from the exons GTAATAACAACGATGGCATCGAAAGTCGGAATGGCACTGCAAGTGCTCTTTTGCACATAGATGAGTCATCTGGACTTGGGAGGCTGGCCAAGCAAAAACCAAAGAAGAAGAGGAGACCTGAGTCCAGACAGTATCAGACAG cAATAATCATTGGCCCCGATGGTCATCCATTGACAGTCTATCCCTGCATGATTTGTGGAAAGAAATTTAAATCCAGAGGTTTCTTGAAACGGCACATGAAAAACCACCCGGAGCACCTTCTTACCAAGAAGAAATACAGATGCACAGACTGTGATTACACTAcgaataaaaaaataagtttacaTAACCACTTGGAGAGTCATAAGCTGACCAACAAAACAGAGAAGCTTACTGAGTGTGATGAGTGTGGGAAAACCTTCTCTCACGCAGGAACTCTATTCACTCACAAGATGGTGCACAGGGACAAAGGAGTTAATAAAATGCACAAGTGCAAATTCTGCGATTAtgagacagcagagcaggggttACTGAGTCACCACCTTTTGGCTGTCCACAGCAAGAACTTTCCTCACATTTGCGTGGAGTGCGGCAAAGGGTTCCGCCACCCATCGGAGCTGAAGAAGCACATGCGGATCCACACTGGCGAGAAGCCCTACCAGTGCCAATACTGCGAGTACCGATCGGCCGACTCTTCCAACTTGAAAACCCACGTAAAGACTAAACACAGTAAGGAAACGCCGCTCAAGTGCGACATTTGTTTCCAGACTTTTTCAGATaccaaagagctgcagcagcataCGCTTATGCATCAAGAAAGTAAAACGCATCAGTGTTTGCATTGTGACCATAAGAGCTCAAACTCGAGTGATCTGAAACGACACATTATTTCAGTCCACACAAAAGACTATCCTCATAAGTGTGATATGTGTGATAAAGGCTTTCACAGGCCTTCGGAACTGAAAAAACACGTGGCGGCTCACAAAGGTAAAAAATTGCACCAATGCAGACATTGTGACTTTAAAATTGCAGATCCGTTCATTTTGAGTCGCCACATACTCTCAGTTCACACAAAGGATCTTCCATTCAGGTGCAAGAGATGTAGAAAGGGCTTTAGGCAACAAAACGAGCtgaaaaaacacatgaaaacaCACAGTGGCAGGAAAGTTTATCAGTGTGAGTACTGTGAGTATAGCACTACAGACGCCTCAGGCTTCAAACGGCACGTGATTTCCATTCACACAAAAGACTACCCTCACCGGTGTGAGTATTGCAAGAAAGGTTTCCGAAGGCCTTCAGAGAAGAACCAGCACATTATGCGACATCATAAAGATGTTGGGCTGCCTTAA